One genomic segment of Vibrio quintilis includes these proteins:
- a CDS encoding methyl-accepting chemotaxis protein yields MRGLHTVAEQFEHLSERSLPLAITNAELVQSILESTKLLSTGVRVEDLPELKNLMSDVGIKTNQTHVELENLRKFADPQNGIPALTGEHISRLSDELDKLKHLSQSIMSLQHQRLAERAALDEVADSFRYGVSSLGPEMSRIANMFAFENPEAMDAANRFISNASRMESLFLMLMMEKKEKKAYKLYKELRTRQAGISLAFDDFTEWYPDVLEFASLTAPYEMVQKGFGKQGILKKLLAELELVNKQKSELNQALSLATLVIEQLDSISESAGKQIEQKKDLVSRTIDLTTHSQLVFAVVIMAIMMIVWLTLRRWICAALEHIIERLHALAAKDFSGSLVESGPSELRVVAKSLNEVVDSIRASLNQVTETSSALYQSSESSHQASESSHKRLEHQNQALTSMSSTMTEIEASIREIAAITQETHKESQTSVTHALAGVDVLNQSQETLKLLNSTLDTNDSAMNELVERVEQIHSMVDLISGIAESTNLLALNAAIEAARAGEAGRGFAVVADEVRNLASGTSQQTENIRGQMNELVDSVTRSRTAVQNSRTQMTSVLKSGEEVKHTFTDIEKIVKGISDRVEQISVAAEQQEEATTDVNRSINLISEQSSETAQSLHEVVDSAGQVSDIANRQQEMLTLYKL; encoded by the coding sequence TTGAGAGGACTCCATACGGTTGCTGAACAATTTGAACACCTTTCTGAACGATCACTGCCACTGGCAATCACCAATGCAGAGTTAGTTCAGTCTATTCTTGAAAGTACCAAGTTATTGAGCACCGGTGTCAGGGTTGAAGATCTCCCTGAACTTAAGAACCTGATGTCTGATGTTGGAATAAAGACAAATCAGACTCACGTTGAACTGGAAAACCTCAGAAAATTTGCAGATCCACAAAATGGTATCCCGGCTTTGACCGGTGAGCATATCTCCAGACTTTCTGATGAACTGGATAAGCTGAAACACTTAAGCCAGTCAATTATGTCTCTTCAGCATCAGCGTTTAGCTGAAAGAGCCGCTTTAGACGAAGTGGCTGACAGTTTCCGTTATGGTGTGAGTTCTCTTGGGCCGGAAATGAGCCGGATAGCAAACATGTTTGCATTTGAAAATCCGGAAGCAATGGATGCAGCCAACCGCTTTATTTCAAATGCTTCAAGAATGGAAAGCCTGTTTCTCATGCTGATGATGGAGAAAAAAGAGAAAAAGGCATACAAGTTATATAAAGAACTACGGACAAGACAGGCTGGTATTTCCCTGGCCTTTGATGATTTCACCGAGTGGTATCCTGATGTGCTTGAATTTGCCAGCCTGACTGCGCCTTATGAAATGGTGCAAAAAGGCTTTGGTAAACAGGGAATTCTGAAAAAACTTCTGGCAGAACTTGAATTAGTGAATAAGCAAAAGTCTGAGTTGAATCAGGCACTTTCACTGGCGACCCTTGTTATCGAACAGTTGGATAGCATCTCAGAATCAGCCGGAAAACAGATTGAGCAAAAGAAAGATCTGGTATCCCGTACGATTGATCTGACGACACATTCTCAGTTGGTGTTTGCTGTGGTGATCATGGCCATCATGATGATTGTCTGGCTGACTTTGCGCCGCTGGATCTGTGCTGCACTTGAACATATTATCGAAAGGCTTCATGCCCTCGCCGCGAAAGATTTTTCCGGTAGTCTGGTGGAATCCGGGCCCTCAGAATTACGTGTTGTTGCAAAGTCGCTCAACGAAGTCGTTGATTCTATTCGGGCGTCTTTAAATCAGGTGACTGAGACTTCCTCTGCTCTGTATCAGTCATCAGAAAGCAGCCATCAGGCATCCGAGAGCAGCCACAAGCGGTTAGAGCATCAAAATCAGGCTCTGACTTCGATGAGCAGTACCATGACTGAGATTGAAGCTTCGATCAGGGAAATTGCGGCGATTACTCAGGAAACGCATAAAGAAAGTCAGACTTCCGTCACTCATGCACTGGCTGGTGTTGATGTTCTGAATCAGAGCCAGGAGACACTGAAGCTGCTTAATTCGACTCTGGATACTAACGACAGTGCGATGAATGAACTGGTTGAACGGGTAGAGCAGATTCACAGTATGGTTGATTTAATCAGCGGTATTGCCGAGAGTACAAATCTTCTGGCTTTAAATGCAGCAATTGAAGCTGCGCGGGCAGGAGAAGCAGGTCGGGGATTTGCGGTTGTGGCTGACGAAGTACGAAACCTGGCAAGCGGTACATCGCAGCAGACAGAAAATATTCGCGGACAGATGAATGAGCTGGTTGACTCTGTCACACGTTCACGCACGGCAGTACAAAACTCCAGAACCCAAATGACTTCCGTCTTAAAATCGGGTGAGGAAGTTAAACATACATTCACTGATATCGAGAAGATCGTCAAAGGCATCAGTGACAGAGTTGAACAAATTTCTGTCGCCGCAGAGCAACAGGAAGAAGCCACAACAGATGTAAATCGCTCAATTAACCTGATTTCCGAACAAAGTTCTGAAACTGCACAGAGTTTACATGAAGTGGTTGATAGTGCAGGACAAGTTTCAGATATTGCAAACCGGCAGCAGGAGATGCTGACACTTTATAAGCTATGA
- the nagK gene encoding N-acetylglucosamine kinase, protein MYYGFDIGGTKIEFGAFTPSLDRVATERVPTPGNDYDLLVDAIVELVNKYDQKFDCQGMVGLGLPGMENADDNSVLTVNIPCANGRFLRQDVEAKLNRPVKLDNDANCFALSEAWDESLQDQPSVMGLILGTGFGGGLIYNGKVFSGRNHVAGEVGHMRVPIDAWLLLGDNPPLFQCGCGKQGCLDNYLSGRGFELLYEHRYGNRKKAVDIIQSYQAGDSDASEFVDLFMEFLAVCFGNLFTAHDPHVVVLGGGLSNFDLIYDEVPKRISRYLLPVAKCPEIIKAKYGDAGGVRGAAFLNLPAKN, encoded by the coding sequence ATGTACTATGGGTTTGATATCGGTGGGACTAAAATAGAGTTCGGTGCCTTTACCCCTTCACTTGACCGGGTTGCGACAGAGCGTGTTCCCACTCCTGGAAACGATTATGATTTATTAGTTGATGCGATTGTTGAACTGGTCAATAAATATGATCAGAAATTTGACTGTCAGGGCATGGTAGGCTTAGGTCTGCCTGGTATGGAAAATGCCGATGATAATTCAGTACTGACAGTCAATATCCCCTGTGCTAATGGACGCTTTCTGCGTCAGGATGTCGAGGCGAAGTTAAATCGTCCGGTGAAATTAGACAATGATGCAAACTGTTTTGCTTTATCTGAGGCCTGGGATGAAAGCCTTCAGGATCAACCATCAGTGATGGGACTGATTCTCGGCACCGGATTCGGTGGCGGACTGATTTATAACGGCAAAGTCTTTTCCGGAAGAAATCATGTGGCCGGAGAAGTCGGTCATATGCGGGTACCCATTGATGCATGGCTGTTACTTGGTGATAATCCGCCACTGTTTCAATGTGGGTGCGGAAAACAGGGCTGTCTTGATAACTATCTGTCAGGGCGGGGGTTTGAACTGCTTTATGAACACCGTTATGGCAATCGTAAAAAAGCGGTTGATATTATACAGTCATATCAGGCTGGCGATTCAGATGCATCTGAATTTGTCGATTTATTTATGGAATTCCTTGCCGTCTGTTTCGGCAATTTATTCACGGCGCATGATCCTCATGTTGTTGTATTAGGCGGCGGACTTTCCAATTTCGATCTGATATATGATGAAGTCCCCAAACGTATTTCCAGATACCTGCTTCCGGTGGCGAAATGTCCGGAGATTATCAAAGCCAAATACGGAGATGCCGGCGGTGTGCGGGGGGCTGCGTTCCTGAACCTGCCGGCAAAAAACTGA
- the mobB gene encoding molybdopterin-guanine dinucleotide biosynthesis protein B yields the protein MSIHSRLPDIPVLGFAAFSGTGKTTLLEQLIPRLTHQGYRIGIYKHSHHVVELDKPGKDSFRLRAAGAIQTLLSTPERCILTTEISEGDTDFYRRLHQFDSDALDAILVEGCKEQHLPKIELHREQTKKPWLYPQDPEIIAVACDSPHIDANIPVLNLNNLNEIAEFVENYINSFTPDTISGNAS from the coding sequence ATGTCGATACATTCCCGCCTTCCTGATATTCCGGTTCTTGGCTTTGCCGCATTTTCCGGTACAGGAAAAACAACGCTGCTGGAGCAGTTAATTCCCCGGTTAACTCATCAAGGCTACCGGATTGGTATATATAAACATTCTCACCATGTCGTTGAACTGGATAAACCAGGAAAAGACAGTTTCAGATTAAGGGCTGCCGGCGCGATACAAACATTATTATCGACACCGGAAAGATGCATTCTGACCACTGAAATATCAGAGGGGGATACTGATTTTTACCGGCGGTTACATCAGTTTGACAGCGATGCACTGGATGCCATTCTGGTTGAAGGATGCAAAGAACAGCACTTGCCAAAAATTGAGCTGCACCGGGAACAGACAAAGAAACCCTGGTTGTATCCTCAGGATCCGGAAATTATTGCAGTCGCCTGTGATTCGCCTCATATCGATGCAAACATACCGGTACTTAACCTGAATAATCTTAATGAAATCGCTGAGTTTGTTGAAAACTACATCAACAGCTTTACACCAGATACCATTTCAGGTAATGCGTCATAA
- the mobA gene encoding molybdenum cofactor guanylyltransferase MobA: MITNNQVTWVILAGGRASRMGGQDKGLIRYQGKALIRHVLDAISPTASRILICANRNTDEYAQFAPVIQDQITGYAGPLAGLHAALLSSTTEWTGILPCDGPFVNHTIIERFNQAADASGKVFVAHDGEKIQPVYALVHRSVLPELEQYLRQGERKVALFYKKCGASNVDCSDIRTMFTNMNTPEQLTQSKEG; this comes from the coding sequence ATGATCACAAACAATCAGGTAACCTGGGTTATTCTTGCCGGTGGCCGGGCGTCCCGTATGGGGGGACAGGATAAAGGATTAATCCGGTACCAGGGAAAAGCTTTAATCCGCCACGTCCTTGATGCGATTTCTCCCACAGCATCACGTATTTTAATCTGCGCCAACAGAAATACAGATGAATATGCACAGTTTGCACCTGTCATTCAGGATCAAATTACCGGGTATGCCGGTCCTTTAGCCGGATTACATGCCGCACTGTTAAGTTCGACAACAGAGTGGACGGGCATTCTGCCCTGTGATGGCCCATTCGTGAACCATACAATCATAGAACGGTTTAATCAGGCAGCAGACGCTTCCGGCAAAGTATTTGTGGCACATGACGGTGAGAAAATTCAGCCTGTCTACGCATTAGTCCACCGCTCAGTGTTACCGGAACTGGAGCAATATCTGAGACAAGGTGAACGTAAAGTTGCTTTATTCTACAAAAAATGTGGCGCATCCAACGTTGACTGTTCAGACATACGTACCATGTTTACCAATATGAATACCCCTGAACAACTGACTCAGAGCAAAGAAGGTTAA